Proteins found in one Halobellus limi genomic segment:
- a CDS encoding enolase C-terminal domain-like protein, whose product MGPTITRIEITEFEYPLEDIGTDGNGFNLVYEPGSTLESSQLALRVHTDSGVTGEYVLVTSTSPDQIETFANYLIGRDAFRRERHWSEIKRGLRKYDRMGIGPLDIALWDIAGKVYDAPIHELLGTYRERLPAYASTFHADDAGGLDSPEAYADFAEQCQELGYGGFKIHGWGGSDANRSVEKEIATIHAVGERVGDTMDLMVDPACELETFADALKVGRACDGEAFFWYEDPFRDAGISQHAHRKLRQKIDTPILQTEHVRGLETHTDFVANEATDFVRADPEYDAGITGAMKVAHAAESFGLDVEYHAPGPAHRHCMAATRNSNYYEMALVHPEVELPAPPAYEGDYTDALDAVNADGTVSVPDGPGLGVNYDWDYIESNAIETVVYG is encoded by the coding sequence ATGGGTCCGACAATCACACGTATCGAGATCACAGAGTTCGAGTACCCCCTTGAGGACATCGGCACCGATGGGAACGGCTTCAACCTCGTTTACGAGCCTGGGTCTACCCTAGAGAGCTCGCAACTGGCACTCAGGGTTCACACTGACAGCGGCGTCACCGGGGAGTACGTACTGGTGACGTCGACGTCGCCGGACCAGATCGAGACGTTCGCGAACTACCTGATCGGGCGGGACGCCTTCCGGCGTGAGCGCCACTGGAGCGAAATAAAGCGCGGCCTCCGGAAGTACGACCGTATGGGAATCGGTCCGCTCGACATCGCGCTGTGGGACATCGCTGGAAAGGTTTACGATGCGCCGATTCACGAACTGCTGGGGACCTACCGCGAGCGGCTGCCGGCCTACGCCTCGACGTTCCACGCCGACGACGCAGGCGGCCTCGACTCTCCAGAGGCCTACGCGGATTTCGCCGAGCAGTGCCAGGAACTCGGATACGGCGGCTTCAAGATCCACGGTTGGGGAGGGAGCGACGCTAACCGCTCGGTCGAGAAAGAGATCGCAACGATCCACGCCGTCGGCGAGCGGGTCGGCGACACGATGGATCTGATGGTCGACCCTGCTTGCGAGCTGGAGACGTTCGCCGACGCACTGAAGGTGGGACGGGCCTGTGACGGAGAGGCGTTCTTCTGGTATGAGGACCCGTTTCGGGACGCCGGTATTTCCCAGCACGCCCATCGAAAACTCCGTCAGAAGATCGATACGCCGATTCTCCAGACCGAGCACGTACGGGGGCTAGAGACCCACACCGACTTCGTCGCCAACGAGGCAACCGACTTCGTCCGCGCCGACCCCGAGTACGACGCCGGAATCACAGGAGCGATGAAGGTCGCTCACGCTGCCGAGAGCTTCGGGCTCGACGTGGAGTATCACGCCCCTGGCCCAGCTCACCGCCACTGTATGGCCGCCACGCGCAACTCCAACTACTACGAGATGGCGCTGGTCCACCCCGAGGTGGAGCTGCCCGCGCCACCGGCGTACGAAGGCGACTACACCGACGCTCTGGATGCTGTCAACGCCGACGGCACCGTATCGGTTCCCGATGGGCCAGGCCTCGGAGTCAACTACGACTGGGACTACATCGAGTCTAACGCGATTGAGACGGTGGTTTACGGGTAG
- a CDS encoding TRAP transporter large permease, protein MSELLIVGGLFLGSLLALYAIGVPVAIAMGSSVIIMWILPFGQDINFTLISNQLFFGVNSYPLLAVPFYVFLGRLMNRVGMTKRIFDFAGSIVGHYRGGIAHVNIVASMLFAGMSGMATADAAGLGRIEYAAMRDYGYDKKTALGITGSSALIGPLIPPSVAIIIYGVLAEESIGKLFLGGFLPGIIMGLSLMIFVVALSYYHGFEPDYEFEVSEVWRTFKRAIFAILTPILIIGGLLSGQFTATEAGAIAVVYIGVIGYFVYGELTLDILYEEMRDSMIETVSLTFIIAVASLYGLAALQLQLPQLLVDGFSGVSTDPTILLLSLTVLFLVVGTFMDTIAAMTVLVPIIMPLVTIVNIDPIHFGVVMLLALLLGLLTPPFGIILFVLEKVTDASLNEVMRGVLPYYVPIIVVLLLSIFFPEIVTYIPRQLMA, encoded by the coding sequence ATGTCTGAACTACTAATCGTCGGAGGCCTATTCCTCGGTAGCCTCCTTGCTCTGTATGCGATCGGCGTTCCCGTCGCTATCGCGATGGGATCGAGTGTGATTATTATGTGGATTTTGCCTTTCGGCCAGGATATCAATTTCACTCTAATCAGTAACCAGCTGTTCTTCGGGGTAAACAGTTATCCCCTGTTGGCTGTGCCGTTTTACGTATTCCTTGGAAGGCTGATGAATAGAGTCGGGATGACCAAGCGAATCTTTGACTTCGCCGGATCAATTGTGGGCCACTACCGGGGTGGAATTGCCCACGTGAACATCGTGGCGAGTATGCTCTTCGCCGGGATGTCGGGAATGGCGACCGCTGACGCTGCCGGCCTCGGTCGTATTGAGTATGCGGCGATGCGGGATTACGGGTACGATAAAAAAACGGCCCTCGGAATCACCGGTTCGTCCGCGTTGATCGGCCCACTGATCCCCCCGAGTGTCGCTATCATCATTTACGGGGTCCTCGCAGAGGAATCTATCGGCAAACTGTTCCTCGGAGGCTTCCTTCCGGGAATCATTATGGGTCTCTCACTAATGATATTCGTCGTGGCGCTCAGTTATTACCACGGATTCGAGCCCGACTACGAGTTCGAGGTCTCCGAAGTCTGGCGGACGTTCAAGCGAGCGATATTCGCCATACTCACACCGATATTGATCATCGGCGGACTCCTCAGCGGGCAGTTCACTGCGACCGAAGCGGGAGCCATCGCTGTCGTCTATATCGGCGTTATTGGCTACTTCGTTTACGGCGAGTTGACGCTCGATATACTGTATGAAGAAATGAGAGACAGTATGATCGAGACGGTCTCGCTGACGTTTATCATCGCCGTCGCGTCACTCTACGGATTAGCCGCTCTCCAACTACAACTCCCACAGCTACTCGTCGATGGGTTCTCGGGCGTTTCTACGGATCCCACGATACTACTGCTCTCGCTCACGGTCCTTTTCCTGGTCGTGGGAACGTTTATGGACACCATCGCAGCGATGACCGTGCTAGTGCCGATTATAATGCCGTTGGTGACTATCGTGAACATCGATCCGATCCACTTCGGGGTCGTGATGTTACTCGCGTTACTCCTCGGCCTCTTGACGCCGCCGTTCGGAATCATCCTGTTCGTCTTGGAGAAAGTCACGGATGCCAGCCTCAACGAAGTGATGAGGGGTGTTCTCCCGTATTACGTGCCGATTATCGTAGTCCTGTTACTCAGTATCTTCTTCCCGGAGATTGTCACCTACATCCCGCGTCAACTGATGGCATAA
- a CDS encoding TRAP transporter small permease, translating into MEADQSLSIKKENVLDRVFLYTAVALFGLTLLLTTVQVLVRQIPFLGFIDANWTVPVARFTLIIMTYIGGAVATRNREHISIDLVLDWVGKFYPRLRIGLNIISDLIVIAFLTIAVYGTMLSTSGNWNTSVGAVSGITSGYIYLGIGVGLLGMLIYELQHIYDTIVQMQNKDTKPDSQQEGIEDV; encoded by the coding sequence ATGGAAGCAGACCAGTCTTTAAGTATTAAAAAGGAAAATGTTTTAGACAGGGTATTCTTATATACCGCTGTCGCGCTTTTCGGACTGACTCTGCTGTTGACCACGGTTCAGGTGCTGGTGAGGCAGATCCCCTTCTTAGGGTTTATCGACGCCAATTGGACCGTGCCTGTTGCAAGGTTCACTCTGATTATTATGACGTATATTGGGGGTGCTGTCGCAACACGTAATCGAGAACACATCTCTATCGACCTCGTCCTCGATTGGGTTGGTAAGTTCTACCCCCGACTCCGTATCGGGCTCAATATCATATCAGACCTCATAGTGATTGCTTTTCTAACTATCGCCGTCTATGGGACTATGCTGAGCACAAGCGGAAACTGGAATACCTCAGTTGGTGCGGTGTCGGGAATTACCTCTGGCTACATTTATCTTGGAATCGGTGTTGGCTTGCTCGGTATGCTTATTTACGAACTGCAACACATTTATGATACGATTGTTCAAATGCAAAACAAAGACACAAAACCCGATTCACAGCAGGAGGGAATAGAAGATGTCTGA
- a CDS encoding TRAP transporter substrate-binding protein: MTGDISQSSSSPDSVNRKLSRRPYLKALGTSILAGGLAGCSGGGGDGDGGGSGDGDSSGGDGDSGGNDGGTTGSSGGGELDEVSMEIASTFAENHVLVAGAATRFKEIVEEESDGNFTVSISPGGAYGAEDEISELVAEGGVEAHSQGTFPFLQYAPKYFFFANPFVMGGFDHILRLHDSDLMSDGYDQIIENGNQRPVGNMVYRGARHLCTKEGTGAVASAADVEGLSLRVSEIPPWVQIFSEIGFDTSAIAWTEVYSAMQTGTVDSIEAPPGALNSARLFEVFDILNITSHQITTGNIYLNEEFYQGLDETYQDIVQKAGDEATDHASEMAQEQEQGHIDTFESEHGITINQDADRQSFADAAEPAIQNLFDSEWAHTWEDIRNV; this comes from the coding sequence ATGACAGGTGATATCAGCCAAAGTAGCTCGAGTCCGGACAGCGTCAATCGAAAGTTATCACGGCGTCCCTATCTGAAAGCACTTGGTACCAGTATTCTCGCTGGGGGACTCGCCGGTTGTTCCGGCGGCGGAGGAGACGGAGACGGCGGTGGCTCTGGCGATGGAGATAGTTCGGGTGGTGACGGAGACAGCGGAGGTAATGACGGTGGTACCACTGGGAGTAGCGGCGGTGGGGAACTAGACGAAGTGAGTATGGAGATTGCGAGTACCTTCGCCGAAAACCACGTACTCGTCGCCGGTGCCGCGACTCGTTTTAAAGAGATAGTCGAGGAGGAATCCGACGGTAATTTCACTGTCAGTATCTCACCCGGCGGTGCGTACGGAGCCGAGGACGAAATCAGTGAACTCGTCGCAGAGGGGGGCGTGGAAGCACACAGCCAAGGTACGTTCCCGTTCCTTCAATACGCGCCGAAGTACTTCTTTTTCGCGAACCCATTCGTGATGGGAGGCTTCGACCACATTCTGCGCCTCCACGATAGCGACTTGATGTCGGATGGGTACGATCAGATCATCGAGAACGGGAACCAGCGTCCCGTTGGGAATATGGTATACCGGGGTGCACGCCATCTCTGTACGAAAGAGGGAACCGGCGCAGTGGCTTCCGCTGCGGACGTTGAAGGACTTTCCCTTCGGGTGTCCGAAATTCCTCCGTGGGTCCAAATCTTCTCCGAGATCGGCTTCGACACCTCTGCGATCGCATGGACGGAGGTATACAGTGCGATGCAAACTGGAACAGTCGACTCTATCGAAGCACCGCCTGGTGCCCTCAACTCTGCCCGACTATTCGAAGTCTTCGATATCCTGAATATTACGAGTCACCAAATCACGACTGGGAATATATATCTCAATGAAGAGTTCTACCAGGGACTAGACGAGACTTACCAAGACATCGTCCAAAAAGCAGGAGATGAGGCAACAGATCACGCCTCTGAAATGGCGCAGGAACAAGAACAAGGCCATATCGACACGTTCGAGAGCGAGCACGGAATCACGATCAATCAGGACGCCGACCGGCAGTCATTCGCAGATGCTGCTGAACCAGCTATCCAGAACCTCTTCGATAGTGAGTGGGCGCATACGTGGGAAGATATCCGTAATGTTTAA
- a CDS encoding enoyl-CoA hydratase/isomerase family protein yields the protein MSSPVHVEWDENVGVITIDRPDQLNALTTEVNNLIFDHLTQLEEVGVTAIILETTGDRAFVAGADLKEIHGMPDREFEAYQKNARKTNDYIREHPALVVAAVDGLAYGGGCELALVSDVVVADESAEFAVPEVKLGLVPGGGATQRLPDVVGPKKAKEMLTTGKPISATEAKECGFVTRLVETGSANEAAQDLATEVTKNAPLAVQEAKRLVNSSRNTPMETGLSYEQEVTFTLYNTEDTQEGIDAFINDREPSFEGR from the coding sequence ATGAGCTCGCCAGTTCATGTCGAATGGGACGAAAATGTAGGAGTCATCACTATCGATCGCCCAGATCAACTTAACGCGCTCACGACAGAGGTCAACAATCTCATCTTTGACCACCTAACGCAGTTAGAAGAAGTCGGTGTGACGGCCATAATTCTTGAGACAACCGGAGACCGTGCATTCGTAGCCGGGGCCGATCTCAAGGAGATACACGGAATGCCGGACCGGGAGTTCGAGGCCTATCAAAAGAACGCGCGGAAGACGAACGATTACATTCGAGAGCATCCAGCTCTCGTCGTAGCAGCAGTCGACGGGCTCGCTTACGGAGGCGGTTGTGAACTTGCGTTGGTTTCTGACGTGGTTGTCGCCGATGAAAGCGCTGAATTTGCGGTTCCAGAAGTGAAGCTCGGACTCGTGCCGGGCGGCGGAGCAACTCAGCGCCTGCCTGATGTTGTCGGTCCGAAGAAGGCCAAAGAGATGTTGACTACCGGTAAGCCGATTTCAGCAACCGAAGCAAAAGAGTGTGGCTTCGTGACACGTTTGGTAGAAACCGGAAGTGCAAATGAAGCGGCCCAAGACCTTGCTACCGAGGTAACGAAGAATGCTCCATTAGCGGTGCAAGAGGCGAAACGACTCGTCAATTCGTCACGTAACACCCCTATGGAAACCGGGCTCTCTTACGAGCAGGAAGTGACGTTCACTCTCTATAATACTGAGGACACACAGGAAGGGATTGACGCATTCATCAACGACCGTGAGCCCTCTTTCGAAGGGAGATAA
- a CDS encoding MaoC family dehydratase: MSTQAPAKDTNRYFEEIEDGEQYTVEQARTITEADIVNFAGVSGDFHPYHMSKTRMEDSQFGGRIAHGALIFAIAEATIADMNPKSFTYGHDGIRFPTPTMIGDTLTVSREIVERDIYNDDYGKVVYAYEATNQDGETLYVGEHTTLVERRSENPDQ, encoded by the coding sequence ATGTCGACTCAGGCACCCGCAAAGGACACGAATCGATACTTCGAGGAGATCGAAGACGGAGAGCAGTACACCGTTGAACAGGCCAGGACGATCACGGAGGCCGATATCGTGAACTTCGCCGGTGTTTCGGGTGACTTCCACCCGTATCATATGAGTAAGACTCGGATGGAAGACTCGCAGTTCGGCGGCCGTATCGCTCACGGAGCGCTTATATTTGCGATAGCGGAAGCGACGATCGCCGATATGAATCCGAAGTCGTTCACGTACGGTCACGACGGAATCCGGTTCCCAACGCCGACTATGATCGGAGATACCCTGACCGTAAGCCGGGAAATCGTCGAACGGGACATATACAACGACGACTACGGAAAAGTCGTCTATGCTTACGAGGCAACGAACCAAGATGGGGAAACCCTCTATGTGGGAGAACACACGACCCTCGTCGAGCGGCGATCCGAAAACCCCGATCAGTGA
- a CDS encoding CaiB/BaiF CoA transferase family protein, translating into MSGALDGVTIADFTQMMQGPWASQKLAEMGADVIKIERIGGEWERKLEAGGELLDGVSPFFLAMNRNKRSIELDLKSDQGREIALEIVEEADVLMENFRPGVMDRFGLGYEDVRERNPDIVYVSGSGFGSTGPYTDRPGQDLLLQAMSGLTEYTGRDQDPPTPVGTAVVDEHSATLMALNTMFALFYQERTGEGQKVEVNLLNSAIDFQCQEVTAVLNMNQEFDRSESGIAQAWLSAPYGIYETADGHIAIAMASMESIAKVTGIEELTDYDTSEKTYENRDEIKRRLEKYTRQQPTDELLEALLAEDIWAGNVNDFHEMAEDPQVTHNEMIVEIEHPETGETFKTTGLPASLSETPPEIDSRPPRSGEHTKKILGDWGYEEGEIERLAEEGVIGDVSE; encoded by the coding sequence ATGTCAGGTGCACTCGACGGTGTGACTATCGCAGACTTCACGCAGATGATGCAGGGCCCGTGGGCGAGTCAGAAACTCGCTGAGATGGGCGCTGACGTGATCAAAATCGAACGGATCGGCGGTGAGTGGGAACGGAAACTTGAGGCCGGTGGCGAGCTCTTAGACGGTGTAAGTCCATTCTTCCTCGCGATGAATCGAAACAAGCGGAGCATCGAACTCGATCTCAAGAGTGATCAAGGGAGAGAAATCGCTCTCGAGATCGTCGAGGAAGCCGACGTACTGATGGAAAACTTCCGACCGGGTGTTATGGATCGGTTCGGACTCGGGTACGAAGACGTGAGGGAACGGAATCCCGATATTGTCTACGTTTCGGGAAGCGGATTCGGATCTACCGGGCCGTACACTGACCGCCCCGGACAGGACCTTCTCCTCCAGGCGATGAGCGGCCTCACTGAGTACACCGGGCGCGATCAAGACCCACCGACACCGGTCGGTACGGCGGTTGTCGACGAACATTCTGCCACGCTGATGGCCCTCAATACGATGTTCGCCCTCTTTTACCAAGAACGTACGGGCGAGGGACAGAAAGTGGAAGTCAATCTTCTCAACTCCGCGATCGACTTCCAGTGTCAGGAGGTCACGGCGGTGCTCAATATGAACCAGGAGTTCGATCGGAGCGAGTCCGGAATCGCCCAAGCCTGGCTCAGTGCCCCATACGGAATCTATGAGACCGCAGACGGACATATTGCCATCGCGATGGCTTCGATGGAGAGTATCGCGAAGGTCACCGGTATTGAGGAGCTCACGGACTACGATACCTCGGAGAAAACGTACGAGAACCGCGACGAAATCAAACGGCGTCTCGAAAAGTACACGAGACAGCAACCGACGGACGAACTACTCGAGGCACTCCTCGCAGAGGACATCTGGGCCGGCAACGTTAACGACTTTCACGAAATGGCCGAGGACCCACAGGTCACCCACAACGAAATGATCGTAGAGATCGAGCACCCGGAGACCGGCGAGACGTTCAAAACTACGGGATTACCGGCGTCGTTGTCCGAAACGCCGCCAGAGATCGACTCTCGACCGCCTCGATCTGGAGAGCACACGAAGAAAATATTGGGGGATTGGGGATATGAGGAAGGCGAAATCGAACGGTTGGCTGAAGAAGGCGTTATCGGTGACGTAAGCGAGTGA
- a CDS encoding SMP-30/gluconolactonase/LRE family protein — MSWEFKKIADGFALTEGPVWDGDGLIFSDFPSDRILQIDHITCEWTTIRTGTNGANGLKYGPDGHLYGCEGKGPRRVVRYEEDGRVTVVADEYEGKRLNAPNDLVIDGEGRIWFTDPNYPVHDEGFDFDYGAVYRADPVGDNEWNLKQVIDDTEKPNGILLSPDKSTLYVAETHHKWGRGNRELRAYTVHDDGSVGDFEVLHNFFPHRSIDGMCLDEEGNIVATAGGENNGPGPMIYVFAPNGRVLETHPFPADQPTNCAFGGPDLRTLYVTNFEQAGDEDQFDKTTASLHRAKTDRSGLLGAPDNDLERTALHNERK; from the coding sequence ATGAGCTGGGAGTTCAAAAAAATAGCCGATGGTTTCGCATTGACAGAGGGGCCCGTCTGGGACGGAGACGGGTTGATATTCAGTGACTTTCCGAGCGACCGAATCCTCCAAATCGATCATATCACGTGTGAGTGGACGACGATTCGGACCGGTACGAACGGGGCAAATGGTCTCAAGTACGGGCCGGATGGACACCTCTATGGCTGTGAGGGGAAGGGCCCACGGCGAGTTGTTCGTTACGAGGAGGACGGCCGTGTGACAGTGGTCGCGGACGAGTACGAGGGCAAACGGCTTAACGCTCCAAACGACTTGGTGATCGATGGAGAGGGCCGTATCTGGTTTACCGACCCGAACTACCCTGTTCACGACGAGGGGTTCGATTTCGATTACGGTGCGGTGTATCGGGCGGACCCAGTTGGGGACAATGAGTGGAACCTCAAACAGGTGATTGACGACACCGAGAAACCGAACGGGATTCTCCTCTCCCCGGACAAATCCACGCTCTACGTCGCGGAGACCCACCACAAGTGGGGAAGGGGGAACCGAGAGCTCAGGGCATATACGGTCCACGACGACGGCTCTGTTGGGGATTTCGAAGTCCTCCACAACTTCTTTCCCCACAGATCGATTGACGGTATGTGCCTCGACGAGGAAGGTAATATCGTCGCGACGGCAGGAGGCGAGAATAACGGGCCAGGGCCGATGATATACGTGTTCGCTCCAAATGGCCGAGTCCTGGAGACTCATCCGTTCCCCGCAGATCAACCGACAAACTGCGCTTTCGGGGGTCCAGATCTGCGGACACTCTACGTAACGAACTTCGAACAAGCCGGGGACGAAGACCAGTTCGACAAGACGACTGCCTCTCTCCACCGAGCGAAAACGGACCGAAGTGGACTGCTCGGTGCTCCGGATAACGATCTTGAGCGGACAGCACTCCACAACGAAAGAAAGTGA
- a CDS encoding Gfo/Idh/MocA family protein, with translation MSYRAGIIGTGGIAGMGILGMHDEEDIGEKRFQASHAGGYQATSDIELVSIADTDEQKLTRFGEAWGIPSTQQYLDHEEMTAREELDVVSVCTPSFLHHRHVIDAARSASNPDVIWCEKPIASSVTAAEEMISVCADTDTELLVNHSFRFTDKLQQLARLIHEENILGDVHSVATQFRMELLRNSTHLLDTLVYLLDSRAKRVSGHITGENEAVDSLGAGQSVEDAGGGGFVLMDDGTFTTIDCTIPRNDSSMMLQFIGSEGKLYLNNDDSDWRYWRLDDGMHIEEPLPGIEGAWTWNRDYQNAFPNAANHIQSLLTGDVENHSPGTAALRSLEIIVGFYISYYTGSQVDIPLQRPLRDVEISSW, from the coding sequence ATGAGTTACAGAGCTGGTATTATCGGCACTGGAGGGATAGCGGGAATGGGCATCTTGGGTATGCACGACGAGGAAGACATCGGAGAAAAGAGGTTTCAAGCGAGTCACGCCGGTGGATACCAGGCGACATCGGATATCGAACTCGTTTCGATAGCGGACACAGACGAACAGAAACTAACCAGATTCGGCGAGGCCTGGGGCATCCCGTCAACCCAGCAGTATCTAGATCACGAGGAGATGACTGCACGGGAAGAGTTAGACGTGGTATCTGTGTGTACTCCCTCCTTTCTCCACCACCGCCACGTCATTGACGCTGCCCGTTCGGCCTCGAATCCGGATGTCATCTGGTGTGAGAAACCGATCGCATCGTCCGTTACCGCTGCTGAGGAGATGATCTCCGTCTGTGCGGACACCGATACGGAGCTACTAGTTAATCACTCATTCCGGTTTACGGACAAACTGCAACAGCTTGCGCGACTCATTCACGAGGAGAACATCCTCGGCGATGTCCACTCGGTGGCAACCCAGTTTCGAATGGAACTACTTCGAAACTCCACGCACCTCTTGGATACGCTCGTCTATTTGCTCGATTCCCGCGCAAAACGAGTCAGCGGACACATAACCGGAGAGAACGAAGCAGTGGACTCACTCGGTGCTGGCCAGTCAGTTGAGGACGCGGGCGGTGGCGGGTTCGTGTTAATGGATGACGGAACGTTTACAACCATCGACTGTACCATCCCGCGCAACGATTCCTCGATGATGCTTCAGTTCATCGGGTCTGAAGGGAAACTCTATCTGAACAACGATGACAGTGACTGGCGATACTGGCGACTCGATGACGGTATGCATATCGAGGAACCGCTACCGGGAATCGAGGGCGCGTGGACCTGGAACCGGGATTATCAGAACGCGTTTCCCAACGCTGCCAACCACATCCAGTCGTTACTCACTGGCGACGTTGAAAACCACTCGCCCGGTACTGCGGCGTTACGGTCGCTTGAGATCATCGTTGGATTCTATATTTCCTATTATACGGGGAGCCAGGTCGACATTCCGCTCCAGCGGCCACTTCGGGATGTCGAGATCTCTTCGTGGTAG
- a CDS encoding aminomethyltransferase family protein yields the protein MTEKSLAQVLQSVENPAETFRNTDLGWQPYVFEDEYTNWIEEQRAVAKSCAVVDQSYHMEILEIEGPDAVDLLESLSVNSFQKVRDGDPPQAINYLTCNPDGYVIGDVIVFYFGENRFSSVGSEWINNWIRYNAEAGEYNVDLEIPYHPFDDQDPPEFRFQVQGPHAMDVMEEVADGSLPDISFFEMDTIEIDGVRTFALGHGMAAMPGLEIFGPHEHHDEVLDSILEVGEQYGIRQLGTQAYKTGKIGSGWFVAAVPAIYEHDELQGYREWLDADSMEASLSIGGSYESDDITDYYMNPIEQGKSHLIDFDHDFVGKDALQEMMEQEQRERVTLVWDVDDVVDVYASLFREGETSKFINLPDVATRWSAMHYDKIVDDGEMIGLSKYPGYLSYEREMLSLAVVDPEYSEPGTEVSFVWGDETKKQRVERHEPVEIRATVANAPYVKGGRTNL from the coding sequence GGTGTTGCAGTCGGTCGAAAATCCTGCCGAGACGTTCCGTAATACCGATCTCGGCTGGCAACCGTACGTCTTCGAGGACGAGTACACGAACTGGATCGAAGAACAACGGGCAGTCGCTAAATCCTGTGCCGTCGTGGACCAGTCTTACCATATGGAAATACTCGAAATCGAGGGCCCCGACGCCGTGGATCTACTCGAATCGCTCTCGGTAAACAGCTTCCAAAAGGTCAGAGACGGCGATCCTCCACAGGCGATCAATTACCTGACTTGCAATCCGGACGGATACGTGATCGGCGACGTCATCGTCTTTTATTTCGGCGAGAACAGATTCTCCTCAGTCGGCTCCGAGTGGATCAACAACTGGATTCGATACAACGCCGAGGCGGGCGAGTACAACGTCGATTTGGAGATACCGTACCATCCCTTCGACGATCAGGACCCCCCGGAATTCAGGTTCCAGGTGCAGGGCCCCCACGCAATGGACGTTATGGAAGAGGTCGCTGACGGTTCGCTCCCCGACATCTCGTTCTTCGAGATGGATACGATCGAAATAGACGGTGTTCGAACGTTCGCACTTGGTCACGGGATGGCCGCGATGCCCGGTCTCGAGATCTTCGGTCCTCACGAGCATCACGACGAGGTTCTCGACAGCATCCTCGAGGTGGGTGAACAGTACGGCATTCGGCAACTGGGGACACAGGCCTACAAGACGGGGAAAATCGGCTCGGGATGGTTCGTTGCGGCGGTGCCTGCCATCTACGAACACGACGAACTCCAAGGCTATCGGGAGTGGTTAGACGCAGACAGTATGGAGGCCAGCCTCTCGATCGGCGGAAGCTACGAGTCTGACGATATCACGGACTACTATATGAACCCCATCGAGCAGGGGAAATCTCACTTAATCGACTTCGACCACGACTTCGTCGGCAAAGACGCCTTGCAAGAGATGATGGAGCAGGAACAGCGCGAGCGAGTCACTCTCGTCTGGGACGTCGACGACGTCGTCGACGTCTACGCGTCGTTGTTCCGAGAAGGTGAGACGAGCAAGTTCATCAACCTACCTGATGTTGCGACCCGCTGGTCGGCGATGCATTACGACAAGATCGTCGACGACGGTGAAATGATTGGGCTATCGAAGTACCCCGGGTATCTCTCGTACGAGCGTGAGATGCTCTCGCTCGCAGTGGTGGACCCCGAGTACAGCGAACCCGGGACAGAAGTGTCGTTCGTATGGGGAGACGAGACGAAGAAACAGCGTGTCGAGCGTCACGAACCCGTCGAGATTCGCGCGACGGTGGCCAACGCTCCGTACGTCAAAGGTGGACGGACGAATCTATAG